The Brassica oleracea var. oleracea cultivar TO1000 chromosome C7, BOL, whole genome shotgun sequence sequence AATCAACCCTTGTTTTGACAACCACCGCCTGTGACTTTAGAAGCTCCGGCAAGATTCTCCATGAAAGCCGACCAATGGCGCTCCTCCTTCTTGGAACTAGACGTTGACTTCAAGAGCAACTGATGATATACTGATAAGTTAGCTGTGCCGTTAGCGTTCGTTCAGAAAGGTCTAAGGTCGAAGCTGGCTAAGAGAAGTGGCTGAGAAGTAAAGAGACGTTGGAGGTGAAGACTCCTTTTCAGAAGGAGAGTTTAATTATGAAGTTGAATAAAGTGTTGTCGTTTTATCCTTAGTAGTACTATGTCGTTTTAAAGAGTTGTAAGCTACTTAAGGGCATCGCATACCCTAGTTTTAAGGATCAAACAATTAATCAACAAAACCTTATCCCCTATCCCCTTTCTTCTCTCTTCTCTCCCCCTTTTCTAACAAACCCGATAAACCCTAATCAGGGCTTATCATTGGTATCAGAGCCGACCATGCCGCCGAAGCAAGATTCAAAATCCGATAGGATCTCTGCGCTAGAAGGAAGCGTGGCTAGTATCCTGAAAGAGCTGCGAGAAGCGTCGAAGGCATCGGACAAGAAGTTCATGGAAATGGAGAAACGCGCTGAAGAGCGTCACCTCCAAACCATGGCGTCGAAGGAGAAGCCAACGGTCGAACCATCGATGGTGACGGTGAACCCGAGAAACCCTAGTCCTAAGACTAGTGTGACCGAAGAAGCTCAACGAGTCTCAGCTGAAGGATCTCATATCCTGACTGTTGTTCCTCAGAAACGAGCTGGCACGGGCCTTCTCGTGCTACCGGAGACCGCGATTCCTCTCAGATCTGCGGATGTTAACACAACGAGCTACAGAGGAGGATCTATGGGTTATTCTTCCCAGCAAAAGAACGGATCTTCACCAAAGAAACTCGATCTTCCAGAGTTTGAGGGCAAAAACCCGGAGGACTGGATTGTCTGGTGGGTTGTTAAGGATGATACAGGACCGCGATGAGCTGTTGGATTGGAGGGATTTTAAAATGAAACTGAAACGGAGATTCAAACCAACGAAGGGAGGGACTATACTCAGCCAGATGCTGAGGTTGAGGCAGTCTGGTTCGATCTCGGAGTATCGAGAGCAGTTTGAGGAGTTGTCGGCTGAAGTACCACACGTTCCTAATGATGTGCTTGAGGAGATTTTTCTGCACTGGATGAAGAGAAGCGTGCGAGAGCAGGTGGTGAGGTTGAGACCCGTGGGAATGGACGAGATAGTAGACATGGCGACGATCATTGAGGAGCAGGAAAATGAGAGACACTCTTATAACTCGAGACCCTTCCAGAGGACAAACTCCGCACCAGTGCTTAACTCCAATCAGAGAAACAACAACTTCAGCCCGGTTAAGCAAGGAGATCACACTCCGGCGAGGAAGTCAGTTGATTCTCCTAGAGAAAACAAGGGGTCTGACCAACGAAGGACAATACAAAACCCTTGTCGATATTGCGGGGAGCGTTACTTCACTGGTCATCGCTGCAAGGCATTTCAAAGGTATAAATGCTTGGAGGTGGAAGAAGAGTTAGAAGAGGCAGAAGAGTCTGAGGAGGACAGGGAAGAGAACCCTGAAGCTCAAGCAAAGCAAGAACTCCAAGTGATGTCGCTACAGTCGATGGCGGGGCTCACTACTAAACGAACGATGAGAATCAAAGGGCACATTAGTGGAGAAGAGGTGGTGGTCCTTATTGATTCCGGAGCATCTTGCAGTTTTATTGCGACGCGGGTTGTGGAGAAATTAGGATTACCGGTAGTTCCTACTCAGGAGTTCGGAGTGGCTATTGGAGATGGCAGAATTATGACAAGCAGTGGGAAGTGTGAAGGTCTCAAACTAATCATTCAAGGTATTGAGATTCAAGGAGATTTCAGGCTGTTTGACTTGGGAGCCACATATATGGTGTTAGGATACACATGGCTAACTTCTCTAGGAGAAACGATAATCAATTGGGGGCTGCACATCATGCATTTTCAGATAGATCAGGAATGGGTCACTATTACGGGAGATCCAGCCTTGTTGCGTGACCAAGTGTCACTGAATTCAATGGAGAAGCTCTGTGATAATGAAGAGGTGGTGTATCTGTTGGAGTTGAGTGCACTGTTTGAGAGTTCCCTAGAGCAGCAGAAAGTAGAGAGACCTAGCGTGGAGATACAGAGGTTGTTAAGAAGGTTCAAAGGAGTGTTCAACATTGCCTACTGGTCTCCCTCCCAAGCGGTCCAGAGAGCATGCGATCACTCTACAAGAAGGAACTTCTCCCATCAACATACGACCTTACCGTTACTCCCACTTGCAGAAGAATGAAATCGAGAAGTTAGTGCGAGAAATGCTACACGCGGGGATCATCAAGCCAAGCATTAGCCCATTTTCCAGCCCGGTCCTGTTAGTTAAGAAGAAGGATGGAGGATTTCATTTCTGCGTGGACTACCGGGCCGTGAATAAGAGCACTATACCTGACCGTTATCCTATCCCGATCATTGAGGAGCTTCTTGATGAGCTTGCAGGAGCTGATGTGTTCTCGAAATTAGACCTGAAGTCGGGGTATCATCAAATAAGGGTACGAGAGGGTGATGTAGGGAAGAAAACGTTAAAGACGCATGAAGGGCATTACGAGTTCCTAGTGATGCCTTTCGGGCTTACTAACGCCCCCGCGACGTTCCAGTCGGTGATGAACGACATCTTCAAGCCGTACCTGCGTAAATTTGTGTTAGTATTTTTTGACGACATACTAGTTTACAGCAGGAGTGAGAAGGAACATGAGGAGCACCTTCGAATCGTGTTGCAAGTCTTGGAGAAGCACCAGTTCTATATATGCCAATGAGAAGAAATGTGCTTTTGCTCAAAAGAAGACTGCGTATCTCGGACATGTAATCACCAAAGAGGGAGTCTCAGCAGATCTAGAAAAGGTGGAAGCAATGCATAAGTGGCCTCAGCCTAAGAACGTGACATCATTGCGAGGGTTTCTGGGTCTCAAGGGGTATTATAGGAGATTCGTGGTAAGTTATGGAAGAGTAGCGAGGACTTTGACAGAGTTACTTAAGAAGGAGGGGTTTCTTTGGTCAGTAGAGGCTTCGCGGGTGTTTGAGAAGTTGAAGGGAGCTATGTGTAAGTTGCCTGTGTTGAGGTTACCTGACTTCACAAAACCATTTGTTGTCGAGACAGATGCGTCTGGAACGGGTATTGGTGCTGTCTTATCTCAAGATGATCGCCCCATTGCATATATTAGCAAGGGATTTTCGGGCAAAGGGAGAGTTAAGTCGGTATATGAAAGAGAGCTACTTGCTATAGTCTTTGCGGTAACCAAATGGAGACACTACCTCACTGGGCATAAATTCACAATCAGGACGGATCATAAGATCTTGCGTCACTTGTTAGAGCAGAGAGCTGTGTCGGTTGAGCAACAGAAATGGGCTTCTAAGCCGCTTGGGTTGAACTATACAATTGAGTATCGCCCCGGGAAGGAGAACAGATTCGCAGATGCTCTATCTAGAAGGGTAGGTATAGCTTCTGAGGCAGCGGAGTATATGGAGTTCCAGCTAACAGCGCCTTTATCCATTGATATGGATGAGTTGGCGTTACAGGTGGAGAAGGATAAGGCGCTGCAGAGGATCATTACGGGGGTTCTGAATAATGAGAGGGAATATGAAGGGTATACAGTAGAGAAGGGAGTGTTGTATAAGGAGAGGAGGCTAGTGATACCGGCGAAATCACCGTTCATTCAGGCCTTGTTGACGCAGTTCCACGCTAGCAACATAGGAGGACACGAGGGGGTGCTTAAAACGTTCAAAAGGATGTCTAGAGAAGTGTATTGGCCAGGAATGAGGAGTGACATTAACGAGTTTATTAAGGCGTGTGAGATTTGCCAGAGGAACAAGTACTCAACTCTGTCTCCAGTAGGGTTACTATCTCCATTGCCAATTCCCTTGCAGGTTTGGTCTGATATAAGCTTAGATTTTGTGGAAGGGCTGCCAATATCAAAAGGGTATGATGTGATCTTGGTGGTAGTAGACAGATTAACAAAATATGCACATTTCGTTCCTCTCAAGCACCCTTTTACAGCTAAGACAGTGGCGGATGTGTTCGTTAAAGAGATCATCAAGGTTCACGGGTTCCCTGAGACTATGGTATCTGACCATGACAAGGTCTTTCTGAGTCATTTCTGGGGGTCTCTGTTCGCAAGCCAGGGCACAGTTCTGCACAAGAGCACCGCGTACCACCCGCAAACAGATGGCCAGACTGAGGTAGTTAACCGTTGTCTTGAGGCTTATCTCAGGTGTTTCGCGGGGCACAAACCGACTGCTTGGAGCCAGTGGCTACCGTGGGCGGAGTACTGGTACAATACCACTCATCACTCCTCTGCCGATACCACACCCTTCAAGGCATTGTATGGAAGAGACCCACCCAAGTTACTACGATTCGGAAACGTTCCCACTGCAAACGCCGAGGTAGAAGAGTTGATTCAGAGCAGAGATAGGTTGTTGTAGGAATTGAGAGACAACTTAGCAGTAGCTCAAGCTCGTATGCAAGTAGCTGCGAACAAGAAACGCAGAGATGTGGAGTTCAGTGTGGGAGAATGGGTTTATTTAAAGTTAAGACCATACAGACAAACTTCAGTAGCCATGAGAAGAGCGGAGAAGCTAGCCCCAAGGTTCTTTGGGCCATATCTGATTGAGAAGCGAGTGGGGAAGGTGGCTTACAAGCTTGCGCTACCTGCTCATAGCCTGATCCACCCGGTCTTCCACGTCTCTCAGTTAAAGAAGGCAGTGGAGCCTCAAACTAAGGTACAGGAGCTTCCTCTTATTCTTTCATCGTCTTTGGAGTGGAAT is a genomic window containing:
- the LOC106302688 gene encoding uncharacterized protein LOC106302688, translated to MKLKRRFKPTKGGTILSQMLRLRQSGSISEYREQFEELSAEVPHVPNDVLEEIFLHWMKRSVREQVVRLRPVGMDEIVDMATIIEEQENERHSYNSRPFQRTNSAPVLNSNQRNNNFSPVKQGDHTPARKSVDSPRENKGSDQRRTIQNPCRYCGERYFTGHRCKAFQRYKCLEVEEELEEAEESEEDREENPEAQAKQELQVMSLQSMAGLTTKRTMRIKGHISGEEVVVLIDSGASCSFIATRVVEKLGLPVVPTQEFGVAIGDGRIMTSSGKCEGLKLIIQGIEIQGDFRLFDLGATYMVLGYTWLTSLGETIINWGLHIMHFQIDQEWVTITGDPALLRDQVSLNSMEKLCDNEEVVYLLELSALFESSLEQQKVERPSVEIQRLLRRFKGVFNIAYWSPSQAVQRACDHSTRRNFSHQHTTLPLLPLAEE
- the LOC106302689 gene encoding uncharacterized protein LOC106302689 — its product is MQVAANKKRRDVEFSVGEWVYLKLRPYRQTSVAMRRAEKLAPRFFGPYLIEKRVGKVAYKLALPAHSLIHPVFHVSQLKKAVEPQTKVQELPLILSSSLEWNAEPEEVLEVRRSNVDKRAEVLIKWKGLPDFESSWESVQRLMEQFPDFQLEDKLGLLRGVLIS